In Microbacterium galbinum, a single window of DNA contains:
- a CDS encoding DEAD/DEAH box helicase produces MPTTATAATRRKKSSRRDDEAPLIPILARKVREIEAKSQRGKLGPTNRVKFQVIAFLVREERARVKADADIGDAARAELLKRLDGVATILAKTAARDTSLIQLLEADQATSPVAKRMRRDWLLESGAELAPEELIIADAAPVQISVVPAAIAERQVTPPSVEARQLANPFLAPDLTPRVTTTPRRRLDGWELMGPLYKAFETGAGGSAASMELPPAPEYDHISPKGLEVMVHQSRFLEAVRDGHRSFLLADEPGLGKTAQSVLAASVAGAYPLLVVVPNVVKMNWAREVERWTPQRRATVIQGDGDDIDAFADIFIVNYEILDRHLSWLSSIGLRGMVVDEAHFIKNLSSQRSQNVLSLASRVRERTPGGKPLMLALTGTPLINDVEDFDAIWRFLGWTTGEKPGPELMEKLDATGFTPADKAFYPEARDAVISMGIVRRKKKDVAADLPDKLIADLPVQLDDEFGRSIRQAERELGERLAARYRRIIEARGDRGLAPGEIDDDIVRLVAQNELEESKAAGTGGDNVFTMVRRIGQAKASLAADYAAQLQRSVGKVVFFAKHIDVMDQAEAHFAAAGIRSVSIRGDQTTTVRQQAIDDFNGDPEVGIAVCSLTAAGVGLNLQAASNVVLAELSWTAAEQTQAIDRVHRIGQDEPVTAWRIIAAHTIDTKIAELIDQKQGLAARALDGEAVDDAAAEPVQLGALMHLLRETLRSA; encoded by the coding sequence ATGCCGACCACGGCAACCGCCGCCACACGGCGCAAGAAGTCGTCTCGTCGCGATGACGAGGCGCCCCTCATCCCGATCCTCGCGCGCAAGGTGCGCGAGATCGAGGCCAAGTCCCAGCGCGGAAAGCTGGGACCGACCAACCGCGTCAAGTTCCAGGTGATCGCGTTCCTGGTACGCGAAGAGCGCGCCAGGGTCAAAGCGGATGCCGACATCGGTGATGCCGCACGCGCCGAGCTGCTCAAGCGGCTCGACGGCGTCGCGACCATCCTCGCCAAGACGGCGGCGCGCGACACGTCGCTCATCCAGCTGCTCGAAGCGGACCAGGCGACCTCGCCGGTCGCCAAGCGCATGCGCCGCGACTGGCTGCTCGAGTCCGGTGCGGAGCTCGCTCCGGAAGAGTTGATCATCGCCGATGCCGCGCCGGTTCAGATCTCCGTCGTTCCTGCGGCGATCGCCGAGCGTCAGGTGACCCCGCCGTCGGTCGAGGCCCGCCAGCTCGCGAACCCGTTCCTCGCCCCCGATCTCACGCCGCGCGTGACCACCACCCCGCGCCGTCGCCTCGACGGCTGGGAGCTGATGGGCCCGCTGTACAAGGCGTTCGAGACCGGTGCGGGCGGCTCGGCCGCCAGCATGGAGCTGCCTCCGGCCCCCGAGTACGACCACATCTCGCCGAAGGGTCTCGAGGTGATGGTGCATCAGTCCCGCTTCCTCGAGGCGGTTCGCGACGGGCATCGCAGCTTCCTCCTGGCCGATGAGCCCGGCCTCGGCAAGACCGCCCAGTCGGTTCTCGCCGCCTCGGTCGCGGGCGCCTACCCGCTCCTGGTCGTGGTCCCGAACGTCGTCAAGATGAACTGGGCGCGCGAGGTCGAGCGGTGGACGCCGCAGCGGCGTGCGACCGTGATCCAGGGCGACGGCGACGACATCGACGCCTTCGCCGACATCTTCATCGTCAACTACGAGATCCTCGATCGGCATCTCTCGTGGCTGTCGTCGATCGGACTGCGCGGCATGGTCGTCGACGAGGCGCACTTCATCAAGAACCTGTCGTCGCAGCGCTCGCAGAACGTGCTGTCGTTGGCCTCTCGTGTGCGCGAGCGCACGCCCGGCGGGAAGCCGCTCATGCTGGCCCTGACCGGTACGCCGCTGATCAACGACGTCGAGGACTTCGACGCGATCTGGCGGTTCCTCGGCTGGACCACGGGGGAGAAGCCCGGTCCGGAGCTCATGGAGAAGCTCGACGCGACCGGATTCACTCCGGCGGACAAGGCGTTCTACCCCGAGGCGCGCGACGCCGTCATCTCGATGGGGATCGTCCGCCGCAAGAAGAAGGACGTCGCAGCCGACCTGCCCGACAAGCTGATCGCCGATCTCCCCGTGCAGCTCGACGACGAGTTCGGGCGGAGCATCCGCCAGGCCGAGCGCGAGCTGGGGGAGCGTCTCGCCGCCCGCTACCGTCGGATCATCGAGGCCCGTGGCGATCGCGGCCTCGCGCCGGGCGAGATCGACGACGACATCGTGCGTCTCGTCGCCCAGAACGAGCTCGAGGAGTCGAAGGCCGCCGGAACCGGGGGCGACAACGTCTTCACCATGGTCCGGCGTATCGGCCAGGCCAAGGCGTCGCTCGCCGCCGACTACGCCGCGCAGCTGCAGCGCTCGGTGGGCAAGGTCGTGTTCTTCGCGAAGCACATCGACGTGATGGATCAGGCGGAGGCGCACTTCGCCGCCGCGGGCATCCGCTCGGTCTCGATCCGTGGCGACCAGACGACGACGGTCCGTCAGCAGGCGATCGACGACTTCAACGGCGACCCCGAGGTCGGCATCGCGGTCTGCTCCCTCACCGCAGCGGGCGTCGGTCTCAACCTGCAGGCGGCGTCGAACGTCGTGCTCGCCGAGCTGTCGTGGACGGCGGCCGAGCAGACGCAGGCCATCGACCGCGTGCACCGCATCGGTCAGGACGAGCCGGTCACCGCGTGGCGCATCATCGCCGCGCACACGATCGACACGAAGATCGCCGAGCTCATCGATCAGAAGCAGGGCCTGGCCGCTCGTGCGCTCGACGGCGAGGCCGTCGACGATGCGGCAGCCGAGCCCGTGCAGCTCGGGGCGCTCATGCATCTGCTGCGGGAGACGCTGCGCAGCGCGTGA
- a CDS encoding bifunctional riboflavin kinase/FAD synthetase — protein MIVFRDLAEVPEGFGPSIVAIGKFDGVHAGHRAVIRRLEERAAETGARSVAVTFDRNPLAILRPDRCPENVVTVERKLELLGELGLDATLLLTFDEEMASLSAEDFVTEILVAALGVSTVLVGEDFRFGNRGAGTPELLREMGPSHGFTVEVVDDVYLPGSARRVSSTWIRELLIAGDVTGAARVLGRSPDVRGVVVHGLKRGRELGYPTANLSAVVDAFVPADGVYAGWLIDHDTSIRHPAAISVGTNPTFDDVLERQVEAHVLGETGLDLYGHDVTVEFTERLRGMVAFEGIEKLTAQIAADVSDAERVLREHTA, from the coding sequence GTGATCGTCTTCCGCGATCTCGCCGAGGTCCCGGAGGGCTTCGGCCCCAGCATCGTGGCGATCGGCAAGTTCGACGGGGTGCACGCCGGCCATCGTGCCGTGATCCGACGGCTCGAGGAACGAGCGGCCGAGACGGGCGCGCGTTCCGTCGCCGTCACCTTCGACCGCAACCCGCTGGCGATCCTGCGGCCCGACCGCTGCCCCGAGAACGTCGTGACGGTGGAGCGCAAACTCGAGCTCCTCGGCGAGCTCGGTCTGGACGCCACGCTGCTGCTCACCTTCGACGAGGAGATGGCCTCGCTCAGCGCCGAGGACTTCGTGACCGAGATCCTGGTCGCGGCTCTCGGGGTCTCGACCGTCCTCGTGGGCGAGGACTTCCGCTTCGGGAACCGCGGTGCGGGCACCCCCGAGCTGCTGCGCGAGATGGGGCCCAGCCACGGGTTCACCGTCGAGGTGGTCGATGACGTCTACCTTCCCGGCTCCGCACGACGGGTGTCGTCGACGTGGATCCGCGAGCTCCTCATCGCCGGCGATGTGACCGGCGCCGCACGGGTGCTCGGACGCTCGCCCGATGTGCGCGGCGTCGTCGTCCACGGCCTCAAGCGGGGACGGGAGTTGGGGTACCCGACCGCGAACCTGTCGGCCGTCGTCGATGCGTTCGTCCCGGCCGACGGCGTGTACGCCGGATGGTTGATCGACCACGACACGAGCATCCGTCACCCCGCCGCGATCTCCGTCGGGACGAACCCGACCTTCGACGACGTGCTCGAGCGTCAGGTCGAGGCGCACGTGCTCGGCGAGACCGGTCTCGACCTCTACGGGCACGACGTCACCGTCGAGTTCACCGAGCGCCTGCGCGGCATGGTCGCCTTCGAGGGCATCGAGAAGCTCACGGCGCAGATCGCCGCCGACGTGAGCGATGCGGAGCGCGTGCTGCGCGAGCACACCGCCTGA